One window of the Eucalyptus grandis isolate ANBG69807.140 chromosome 6, ASM1654582v1, whole genome shotgun sequence genome contains the following:
- the LOC104449286 gene encoding LOW QUALITY PROTEIN: putative cyclin-A3-1 (The sequence of the model RefSeq protein was modified relative to this genomic sequence to represent the inferred CDS: inserted 2 bases in 1 codon): MAESGRTPAAKKRAADATADSEQEPAAASRKRAALGDITNLPNPTAVPAKGGGGGTAKKTKVKVVGESTAAASAPSTAAEEGGDRGVDPPTCGAYGPDIFRYLRNMEMELKRRPLPDYIEKVQNDMSPNMRGILVDWMVGVAEKYQLFPDTXYRSISYIDRFLSSNALSSQKLRLLGVSAMLISSKYEEVKPPHIEDFRYMTDDSYTKEEVVQMEEDILKALDFELGNPTIRTFLRRFSTVAQEGHKNLQTTNLKLEFLGYYLAELSLLDYACVKFLPSVVAASVTFLARFIVQPNTHPWTSSLQRYSGYTMKDLKESVQIIHDLYLGRRGGSLQAVREKYKQHKFKWVAVMPSPPDIPASYFKDVNK; the protein is encoded by the exons ATGGCGGAGAGCGGGCGTACCCCGGCGGCGAAGAAGAGAGCGGCCGATGCGACGGCCGACTCTGAGCAGGAGCCAGCGGCGGCGAGCAGGAAGAGGGCGGCGCTTGGAGATATCACCAATTTACCCAATCCGACCGCCGTGCCGGCgaagggcggcggcggcggcaccgCGAAGAAGACCAAAGTCAAGGTCGTCGGCGAGTCAACGGCCGCGGCATCCGCTCCTTCGACGGCGGCAGAGGAGGGTGGCGACCGCGGAGTTGATCCGCCGACGTGCGGAGCTTACGGTCCCGACATCTTTCGCTACCTTCGCAACATGGAA ATGGAGCTGAAGAGGAGACCATTGCCTGATTACATTGAGAAAGTTCAGAATGATATGAGTCCCAATATGAGAGGGATTTTGGTGGACTGGATGGTGGGGGTTGCCGAGAAGTACCAGCTTTTTCCGGACAC CTATCGCTCCATCTCTTACATCGATAGGTTCTTATCTTCGAATGCTTTGTCTAGTCAAAAGCTTAGGCTGCTTGGTGTTTCCGCGATGCTCATTTCCTC AAAGTACGAGGAAGTCAAGCCTCCTCATATAGAAGATTTCCGTTACATGACAGACGACAGTTATACTAAAGAAGAG GTGGTTCAGATGGAGGAGGATATATTGAAGGCTCTGGACTTTGAATTGGGCAATCCCACAATAAGGACATTCCTAAG AAGATTCAGCACAGTTGCTCAAGAAGGTCACAAG AACTTGCAGACTACGAATTTGAAACTGGAGTTCTTGGGCTACTACCTTGCCGAGCTAAGTTTGTTGGATTACGCCTGCGTGAAATTCTTGCCATCTGTTGTTGCTGCATCTGTCACGTTTTTAGCAAGATTTATCGTGCAACCAAACACTCACCCCTGG ACTTCAAGCCTACAGAGGTATTCAGGGTACACAATGAAGGACTTGAAAGAGAGCGTTCAGATCATACACGACTTGTACCTGGGGAGAAGAGGAGGCTCCTTACAAGCTGTACGAGAAAAATACAAGCAACACAAG TTTAAATGGGTAGCGGTCATGCCTTCTCCTCCAGACATCCCAGCGTCTTATTTCAAAGATGTCAATAAGTGA